A window of the Ostrea edulis chromosome 1, xbOstEdul1.1, whole genome shotgun sequence genome harbors these coding sequences:
- the LOC125669203 gene encoding uncharacterized protein LOC125669203 isoform X1 has protein sequence MVKHCSFGTCKSDSRYPDKLNGAKFIPFPKPKTNFQKCVRWIALCRRPQYQLNVNKITKDTYICTKHFFNNDGPTAEYPDPCDAKTGELQKARHLPSYRSPSTYIQNTTCNGIPSLSKFEDMDMNTTDAGVCCHETGCQTSEQVFSSMDMLAMAARIHELEKENQELHEAIAALPSNNHCSTATQTETHVEHFSVESVSNSKIKNLFEYYTGMTYLRFLMLISFLFPKGTLADVNPVTYDASRDEVKRLPVDQQVFMFLCRIRSGLQLKDLACRFDLKIQSVSTILKGISKYMYYRLGSLSSWPHRNKIMQDMFFVYTEEFPNVVMVIDCTEIKIQRPSSLLCHTQCFSEHSSATTLKSLVVCDTRGSVLFVSDLFCSAVSDNDVCIKSGFFQYLKNLMEQGSLHPGDSIMADRGFRIEDQLAEMGLKLSVSPFASSVHSTSEANGTLTGKIPAHRTPVERAINQIKHFKIFSRKIPANLLHSINEYWVCASLLTNFQDTVLK, from the exons atgGTTAAACATTGCTCCTTTGGAACCTGTAAATCAGACAGTAGGTATCCAGATAAACTtaatggagccaaattcatACCATTCCCCAAACCAAAGACAAACTTCCAGAAATGTGTGCGATGGATTGCCTTATGTCGCAGACCTCAATATCAGctgaatgtaaacaaaataacgaaagatacatatatatgtactaag CATTTTTTCAATAATGATGGACCAACAGCAGAGTATCCAGACCCATGTGATGCGAAAACTGGAGAGTTGCAGAAGGCAAGGCATCTACCATCTTACCGATCACCCAGTACATATATCCAAAATACAACCTGCAATGGCATACCTTCACTCAG CAAGTTTGAAGACATGGATATGAACACAACAGATGCTGGTGTATGTTGTCATGAAACTGGATGTCAAACAAGTGAGCAAG tattttcatcaATGGATATGCTGGCAATGGCAGCAAGGATACATGAGTTGGAAAAAGAAAATCAGGAACTACATGAAGCCATAGCAGCCTTGCCTTCTAATAACCATTGTAGCACCGCAACACAAACTGAAACACATGTTGAACATTTCAGTGTGGAGTCTGTGTCCAATTCTAAAATCAAGAATCTGTTTGAGTACTACACAGGGATGACGTATTTGCGTTTTTTGATGCTGATTTCGTTTTTGTTCCCAAAGGGAACTCTTGCCGATGTTAACCCTGTCACTTATGATGCCAGTAGAGATGAGGTCAAGAGACTGCCTGTAGATCAACAGGTGTTTATGTTTCTGTGCAGAATAAGAAGTGGACTTCAATTGAAAGACTTGGCGTGTAGATTTGATTTGAAGATTCAAAGCGTATCAACCATACTTAAAGGCATCTCTAAGTATATGTATTACCGACTCGGATCACTAAGTTCCTGGCCACATAGAAACAAAATCATGCAGGACATGTTTTTTGTATATACAGAGGAATTTCCAAATGTTGTTATGGTTATTGATTGTACAGAGATAAAAATACAAAGGCCATCATCACTATTATGCCATACTCAGTGTTTCAGTGAACATTCATCAGCAACCACTTTGAAATCTCTTGTAGTGTGTGACACAAGAGGTTCTGTCTTATTTGTGTCAGACTTATTCTGTAGCGCTGTTTCAGACAATGATGTCTGTATCAAAAGCGGATTTTTtcagtatttaaaaaatctaatgGAGCAAGGATCTTTACATCCTGGGGACTCTATAATGGCAGATAGAGGGTTCAGAATAGAGGACCAACTTGCTGAAATGGGACTAAAGCTGAGTGTCTCTCCATTTGCATCTAGTGTTCATTCCACGAGTGAAGCCAATGGGACTTTGACGGGGAAGATTCCTGCTCACAGGACACCTGTGGAGAGAGCAATAAATCAAATcaagcattttaaaattttcagtagaAAAATCCCCGCCAATCTGTTACATAGTATCAATGAATATTGGGTGTGTGCTTCTCTTCTCACAAATTTTCAAGATACAGTGTTGAAATAA
- the LOC125669203 gene encoding uncharacterized protein LOC125669203 isoform X2: protein MVKHCSFGTCKSDSRYPDKLNGAKFIPFPKPKTNFQKCVRWIALCRRPQYQLNVNKITKDTYICTKHFFNNDGPTAEYPDPCDAKTGELQKARHLPSYRSPSTYIQNTTCNGIPSLSKFEDMDMNTTDAGVCCHETGCQTIFSSMDMLAMAARIHELEKENQELHEAIAALPSNNHCSTATQTETHVEHFSVESVSNSKIKNLFEYYTGMTYLRFLMLISFLFPKGTLADVNPVTYDASRDEVKRLPVDQQVFMFLCRIRSGLQLKDLACRFDLKIQSVSTILKGISKYMYYRLGSLSSWPHRNKIMQDMFFVYTEEFPNVVMVIDCTEIKIQRPSSLLCHTQCFSEHSSATTLKSLVVCDTRGSVLFVSDLFCSAVSDNDVCIKSGFFQYLKNLMEQGSLHPGDSIMADRGFRIEDQLAEMGLKLSVSPFASSVHSTSEANGTLTGKIPAHRTPVERAINQIKHFKIFSRKIPANLLHSINEYWVCASLLTNFQDTVLK from the exons atgGTTAAACATTGCTCCTTTGGAACCTGTAAATCAGACAGTAGGTATCCAGATAAACTtaatggagccaaattcatACCATTCCCCAAACCAAAGACAAACTTCCAGAAATGTGTGCGATGGATTGCCTTATGTCGCAGACCTCAATATCAGctgaatgtaaacaaaataacgaaagatacatatatatgtactaag CATTTTTTCAATAATGATGGACCAACAGCAGAGTATCCAGACCCATGTGATGCGAAAACTGGAGAGTTGCAGAAGGCAAGGCATCTACCATCTTACCGATCACCCAGTACATATATCCAAAATACAACCTGCAATGGCATACCTTCACTCAG CAAGTTTGAAGACATGGATATGAACACAACAGATGCTGGTGTATGTTGTCATGAAACTGGATGTCAAACAA tattttcatcaATGGATATGCTGGCAATGGCAGCAAGGATACATGAGTTGGAAAAAGAAAATCAGGAACTACATGAAGCCATAGCAGCCTTGCCTTCTAATAACCATTGTAGCACCGCAACACAAACTGAAACACATGTTGAACATTTCAGTGTGGAGTCTGTGTCCAATTCTAAAATCAAGAATCTGTTTGAGTACTACACAGGGATGACGTATTTGCGTTTTTTGATGCTGATTTCGTTTTTGTTCCCAAAGGGAACTCTTGCCGATGTTAACCCTGTCACTTATGATGCCAGTAGAGATGAGGTCAAGAGACTGCCTGTAGATCAACAGGTGTTTATGTTTCTGTGCAGAATAAGAAGTGGACTTCAATTGAAAGACTTGGCGTGTAGATTTGATTTGAAGATTCAAAGCGTATCAACCATACTTAAAGGCATCTCTAAGTATATGTATTACCGACTCGGATCACTAAGTTCCTGGCCACATAGAAACAAAATCATGCAGGACATGTTTTTTGTATATACAGAGGAATTTCCAAATGTTGTTATGGTTATTGATTGTACAGAGATAAAAATACAAAGGCCATCATCACTATTATGCCATACTCAGTGTTTCAGTGAACATTCATCAGCAACCACTTTGAAATCTCTTGTAGTGTGTGACACAAGAGGTTCTGTCTTATTTGTGTCAGACTTATTCTGTAGCGCTGTTTCAGACAATGATGTCTGTATCAAAAGCGGATTTTTtcagtatttaaaaaatctaatgGAGCAAGGATCTTTACATCCTGGGGACTCTATAATGGCAGATAGAGGGTTCAGAATAGAGGACCAACTTGCTGAAATGGGACTAAAGCTGAGTGTCTCTCCATTTGCATCTAGTGTTCATTCCACGAGTGAAGCCAATGGGACTTTGACGGGGAAGATTCCTGCTCACAGGACACCTGTGGAGAGAGCAATAAATCAAATcaagcattttaaaattttcagtagaAAAATCCCCGCCAATCTGTTACATAGTATCAATGAATATTGGGTGTGTGCTTCTCTTCTCACAAATTTTCAAGATACAGTGTTGAAATAA